From Pseudomonas sp. StFLB209, a single genomic window includes:
- a CDS encoding sigma-70 family RNA polymerase sigma factor — MNWNRIDLRWAYTDLLLSLGRRTGCIQLAQDVLHDAFIRYLLADRQTRIEQPNAYLRQVAQSVLIDHFRHTGRFCSLDEPEGLAVANDSLGENFAPSPEHLLEMRQRLEALQRIIDHLPPRCREVFWLARIEGHKQTDIARMLGVSLSAVERHLIRALLDLRNAKEMLMP; from the coding sequence ATGAACTGGAATCGAATAGACCTGCGCTGGGCCTACACAGACTTGCTGTTGAGTCTGGGCCGCCGCACCGGTTGCATCCAGCTGGCTCAGGATGTGTTACACGATGCTTTTATCCGCTATCTGCTGGCTGACCGGCAGACGCGTATCGAGCAGCCCAATGCCTATTTGCGCCAGGTTGCCCAGTCTGTGTTGATTGACCACTTTCGCCATACCGGTCGCTTCTGCTCGCTGGACGAGCCAGAAGGTTTGGCCGTGGCCAATGATTCGCTGGGCGAAAATTTTGCACCCTCACCTGAACATCTGCTGGAGATGCGTCAGCGCCTGGAAGCGTTGCAACGCATCATCGACCATCTGCCGCCGCGTTGCCGCGAGGTGTTTTGGCTGGCGCGTATCGAAGGGCACAAGCAGACGGACATCGCCCGAATGCTGGGGGTCAGTCTGAGCGCGGTAGAGCGCCATCTGATCCGTGCATTACTGGATTTGCGCAATGCCAAAGAGATGCTAATGCCATGA
- a CDS encoding FecR family protein, translating to MSSVREQAASWFTRLLHAPKDHPDHEQLRLWLAANPVHAREYQAFCELWGDFSSTANTQALAQAMDQRHGRRTFMRRGMLGLVGLLAVGLAWRYRQPLELEAQYATAIGERRRISLPDGSELYLAADTRLHVRFEQSQRQVFLLQGQAIFDVAHEANRAFRVDGGLAQITVLGTRFVVARDTLELRVSVARGSVRVENDKGSLVLTSGDVASSHSHTAPRRLDVAASNAFAFEQGRLVLEQAGLEEIATSLSRYRRQPVRVLPGKGKPSINAVVQLDNVEGFVQALPSIAPIEVSSSGGVIYLRGL from the coding sequence ATGAGTTCGGTACGCGAGCAAGCGGCCAGCTGGTTTACCCGGCTGTTGCATGCCCCAAAAGATCATCCTGATCACGAACAATTGCGTTTATGGCTAGCGGCTAACCCGGTGCATGCCCGTGAGTACCAGGCGTTCTGCGAGTTGTGGGGCGACTTTTCGTCTACAGCCAACACCCAGGCACTTGCGCAAGCGATGGACCAGCGACATGGCCGTCGTACGTTTATGCGCCGCGGCATGCTCGGACTGGTGGGGTTGCTAGCCGTTGGACTGGCGTGGCGGTATCGCCAACCACTCGAGTTAGAGGCTCAATATGCCACTGCTATCGGCGAGCGTCGCCGCATTAGCCTACCTGATGGGAGCGAGCTTTATCTGGCAGCGGATACGCGCCTGCATGTGCGGTTTGAACAAAGCCAACGTCAGGTCTTCCTGTTGCAGGGGCAAGCCATATTCGATGTTGCCCACGAGGCGAACCGGGCGTTTCGGGTCGATGGCGGCTTGGCCCAGATAACCGTATTGGGCACGCGGTTTGTGGTGGCGCGCGACACACTCGAACTGCGCGTCAGTGTGGCGCGTGGCTCGGTAAGGGTAGAAAACGATAAAGGCAGCCTGGTGCTGACCTCAGGCGATGTTGCCAGCAGCCACAGCCACACGGCGCCCCGGCGACTTGATGTTGCTGCCAGCAACGCTTTTGCATTCGAACAAGGGCGTCTGGTACTGGAGCAGGCCGGGCTGGAGGAAATCGCTACCAGCCTGTCGCGCTACCGCCGGCAACCCGTGCGGGTGTTGCCGGGAAAAGGCAAACCATCGATTAATGCCGTGGTGCAGTTGGATAACGTAGAGGGCTTTGTTCAGGCCTTGCCGTCCATTGCGCCTATTGAGGTCAGCAGCAGCGGTGGTGTCATTTATTTACGTGGTCTTTAA